GCTGACTGTCTGCGAGCAGATCAGCCGCCTTGTGCCTTGCTCGTTTCTTGGCATCCGCGTGGTTGGTTCGGACGGGCGGTTCCATATTTATGATAACTTCATGCGTGGGTCGGGCAGCAGTTTCGCCCCCTTTTCGCCACTCGAACATCTTGAAATGTTGCCCGACGACCCCGTTGCGCGGGAGAGCATTGAGGTGATTTCGCGGCCCGGCATCTATTCCGGCGAGCGCTTCGACGAGCTGTGCCGGGATTTTCGCATTCTCGAACTGGTGCGCGATCGCTTCGGCATCAGCTCGATCATCGTCTTGCAGCTTTGGGATTTGCCCGGCAGCCGTGCGGGGTTGATTATTTCAGGCGTCGGCGTTACGCTGGGCGACGAGGAGGCGCGTACGGTCAGCCTCATTGTGCCACAGCTCGCGCTGGCATTGCAGAACTACCTCGCTTTCGACGAGATCGACCGGCTGCGCCGCAAGCTCGAAGGGGAGCGCACTTACCTCGTCGAGGAGATTCGCGCCGCGCATAACTTCGAGGAGATCGTGGGCAACAGCGCACCGCTGGCCGAGGTGTTGCGTCGTGTCAGTCAGGTCGCTCCGACCGATGCAACGGTGCTTATCGAGGGCGAAACCGGCACCGGCAAGGAGCTGATCGCCCGCGCAATCCACAACCTCTCGCCGCGCAAGGAGCGGGTGCTGGTGAAGGTCAACTGCGCGGCGTTGCCCGCTTCGCTCATCGAGTCTGAGCTGTTCGGCCACGAAAAGGGGAGCTTCACCGGCGCGACTGAGCGGCGTATCGGCAAGTTCGAGCTGGCCGACGGCGGCACCATTTTTCTTGACGAAATTGGCGAGCTGCCGCTGGAGCTTCAGGCCAAGCTGCTGCGGGTGCTTCAGGAAAAGGAGCTCGAACGCATCGGCGGTCGGCGCGTGATTCCGGTCGATGTGCGGGTTATCGCCGCCACCAACCGCGACCTTAAAAAGGAGGTCGCTACCGGTCGCTTCCGTCAGGATCTCTACTTTCGGCTCAACGCCTTTCCCCTGTCGGTGCCGCCGCTTCGCGAACGCCGCGACGACATTCCCGTGCTCGCTCTGCACTTCGCCCGAAAATTCGCCCGCGAGTTTGGCAAGCCGGAACGCGCCATCCGCGAGCGCGATATGAACGAGCTGGTCTCGCGCGAGTGGCGGGGTAACATCCGCGAACTCTCCCACACCATTGAGCAGGCGGTGATTGTCGCCGAAGGTGACTCGCTCGACTTTTCCACGGTGCTGCCGCTACGAAATGAATCTGTTCCGCTGTCCGCACCATCGGCGCTCATGACGATGGCGGAGCTCGAAGAGGAGATGCGAGGCATGGAACGCAAGCTCATTCTTGATGCCCTCGATCGCGCCGGAGGCCGCGTCAGCGGCGAAGGAGGTGCCGCGGAGCTGCTGAAGATCAACGCCAAGACGCTCTACTCCCGCATCGACAAGCTGGGAATTCGCAAGCGGTACGGGGCGGGGTGAGCAAGGATTTGCTTACATTGACCCATATGCTTCTTTTTTTCAGTCTTATCGTTGCTTCCGGTTCTTTTGAAACAACGCCACCCCTAAATCAAAAAGATCATGAAAACCATCACCCGTCGATTGTTTGCTGCCGTGCTTGTGCCGGGTCTGTTGTTGCTCTCGGCATGCGGCAAGAAAGATTCCAGTGCTCCCGATTCTGCCGGTGTCGAGCATGCGGCTCCCGCCATAGCCGGTCCCTTTACCGGTGTACTTACCATGAAGACTACCATACCCAAGGCCGGAACGAGCGATATGAAGCTTTACATCGGCCCGAAAGGGATGCGTGCCGAAAGCAAGACCAACATCGGTGCTCACGGCGGAGAGGTGTCCATGACCATCCTTTCGCTGAAGGACAGCCCCGACAAGATTTACATGATCAATGGCGCGACCGGCGCCTGCATGGAACTTGATGTGTCGAAGGTGAAAAAGCAGCCGGGCGGCGACCCGTACAAGAATGCCAAGATCGAAAATCTGGGCAGGGAGCGCGTCAATGGTTACGACTGCAACCATGTCAGGATTTCGTGGCCTGACAAACAGAACACCGTCGATCTCTGGGTGAGCAAGGATATTCTCGACTATTTCGCTTATGCCAAGATGCAGGGTTCGGATGACCAGACCGATACCCAGCTTGCCGAAAAGCTGAGGGCTGCCGGCCTCGACGGCTTCCCTGTCAAGACGCTGCTTTCTCCGGAAGGCGTGGTCACCGAGCTGGTCAAAGCTGAGCGCACCACTCCGGACGACAAGCTCTTCGAGGTGCCAGCCAACTGCACGAAGATGGAGATTCCCGCCATTCCGGCCTCCCCGCAGGGCATGAGCAAGGAGGACGTGAAAAAGATGCAGGACTGGGCGCGCAAGATGCAGCAGCAGATGCCGAAGCAGTAATCAGAACAACGATGACATAATTGCCACGAAACCCCCGCAACGTCGGGGGTTTCGCATTTTTTGGCCGTTCGCAATCCTGGCGAGTGTGCCGAGGCTTTTTGGTGTGATGTTTTTACCCGCACACCTCGCGGATGGCGCGGGTGATGATGGGAATGCCGCGTTCGATCTCTTCCGGGGTGTTGTTGCAGTAGGAGAGGCGCATGGTGTTGTTGCGTGTTCCTTGCGGGTCGAAGGTGCTGCCGGTGACGAAGACCGCGCCGCCTTCGATGGCGCGCTTGAGTATTTCAGTGGCGTCGGCTCCCTCCGGCAGGGTCAGCCAGATGTAGAACCCGCCTTTCGGTTCGTTCCAGCGGACGTAGGCGGGCAGGTTGCTTCGCAGGGCTTTGACCATGGAGGCGGCGCGGCGCTTGTACTCTTCGCGCACCGAAGCGACGTATGTATCGATCCTGCCCGAGCGGATGAATGCGTCGGCGATGACCTGGGTGAAGCTTGACGAACAGGCGTCGGCGGACTGCTTGATCAGCTCGCACTTTTCGTAGATTGCCTCTGGCGCCAGCATCCAGCCAAGGCGCAGGCCCGGGCCGAGAATCTTGGAGAAGGAGCCCATGTAGCAGACGTCGATGTCCTCCGGATCGATCGCCTTGATGGGTTGCAGGGCTTCGCGGTGTTCGTCGCTGAACCAGAGGTCGCCGTAAGCGTCGTCTTCGAGCAGCGGAATGTCGCGCCCCTGTAACGCTTTGATCAGCTTCCTCTTGCGGTTGGTGCTGTAGAGCATTCCCGCCGGGTTGTGGAAGTACGGTGTGATGTAGAGAAACTTCGCCGGGTCGGGATTCTCCACCTCCTGACGGAGCATGGCGATGTCGATGCCCGCTTCATCGACCGGCAGCGAGACGATCTCGGCTCCGCAGGCGCGGAACGCCGCGATGGCTCCGATGAAGCAGGGGTACTCGGTCAGCACCCGGTCGCCCGGATCGACGAAAGCGCGGGCAAAAATACTCAGAGCCTGCTGTGATCCGGTGGTGATCATGAGGCGGTTCTTCTTGACTGGCAGGCCTTTGCGTTCCAGAAAACCGCCAAGCGATTCGAGCAGTGAGGGCAGGCCGGGTGTCGGGCCGTACTGGAACGCGGCCTGTTTGGTTTTGGTGTCGAGGTTCCGGAACAGCTCCTCGACCTCATCGATCGGAAACAGCTCGTTACCCGGCATTCCTCCCGCAAACGAGAGAATATCAGGGCGAGAAGCGAGGCTCATTAGCTCCCTGATCGCTGAGGAGCGCAATGCAGAAACGGATTTCGAAAATCGTGGCATTGGGTTTCAATGATTGGCCTTTTCTCAGAGCTGGTACACATCGCCCGTCTTGAGCAGCTCCATCTTGTGCAGTTGCAGCACCTCGATGGCCTTCTGTGGCGTATCGGTTCGGATGACGGCGGTCGCCCGCCCTTCGCCATTGGTAAAGGCGTACATGTACTCGATCGATATGCCGTTATCGGTCAGGATTTGCAGCGCATGGTGCAGCGCTCCCGGTTTGTTGGGCATGATCATGCCGATGACGTCAGTGATCTTGACGGCAAATCCCTGCTCTTTCAGCACCTTTTCAGCCAGCTCCGGCTTGCCGGTGATGACACGCAGGATGCCGAAATCGGTTGTGTCGGCGATGCTGAATGCCGAGATGTTGATGTCGTTGTCGGCCAGGATGCCGGTCAGCTCGGTCAGTCTTCCGGCGCGGTTTTCGAGAAACACCGAGAGTTGTTTGATGATCATGGCGTCTCCTTGTGTTCGTTGAGTTTGCGTTTGTCCACGACGCGCTGTGCCTTGCCCTGGCTGCGTTCGATGGTGCCAGGTTCGACCAGCCTGACATTTGCATGCAGGCCGAGGATGCTGGTCAGGTTGCCGCTGATGCGTTTGCGGAGACCTTCGAGCTCTTTGACTTCGTCGGAGAAGAACTGGTCTTCGACTTCGACCTGGATTTCGAGGGTGTCGAGGTTGTTCTGGCGATCGACCACGAGCAGGTAGTGCGGTTTGGTTTCGCTCATTTCGAGCAGCACCGATTCGACCTGCGACGGGAAGACGTTCACGCCGCGAATGATGAGCATGTCGTCCGAACGCCCGACGCACTTCTCCATGCGCACCAGCGTGCGACCGCAGTCGCAGCGCTCGACGTGCAGGCGGGTGAGGTCGCGCGTGCGGTAGCGCAGGAGCGGCAAGGCCTCCTTGGTGACCGCGGTGAAGACCAGTTCGCCCAGCTCGCCGTACGGCAGCACCTCGCCGGTTTCAGGATTGATGATTTCTGGAATGAAGTGATCCTCGAAGACGTGCATCCCGTGCTGGATGCTGCACTCCATCGAGACGCCCGGTCCGATCACTTCGGAGAGGCCGTAGATGTCGTACGCCTTGATTCCGAGGAGCTGCTGGATCTGCGAGCGCATCTCCTCCGTCCACGGCTCCGCGCCGAAGATACCCGCTTTCAGCTTGATCTTCGAGCGGTCGAGCTTCTCCTCCATGATGGCCTCGCCGAGGTATGCCGCGTAGGAGGGGGTGCAGGCGATGGCGGTCGAACCGAAATCCTCCAGCAGCTGGAGCTGCTTTTTGGTGTTGCCGCCGGAGATCGGGATGACCGACGCGCCGATTTTCTCGGCGCCGTAGTGCAGGCCAAGACCGCCGGTGAAGAGTCCGTAGCCGTAGGCGACCTGGATGATGTCGTGTTTCGTGACCCCGGCCATCGTGAGCGAACGGGCGACCACCTCGGACCACATCATGATATCGTTATGGGTGTACCCGACCACGGTCGACTTGCCGGTGGTGCCGCTTGAGGCATGGAATCGCACGATATCCTGCTGAGGCACAGCAAACAGCCCGAACGGGTAGTTGTCGCGCAGGTCCTGCTTGGTGGTGAAGGGCAGCTTTTTCAGGTCGTCGATCGAGCGGATGTCTCCCGGCTCGATGCCCATCTCCTGCAGCTTGTTGCGGTAGAATGGCACGTTGTAGTAGATCCGTTCGACCATTTGGCGAAGGCGTTCGCCCTGCAGCGATGCCAGCTGGTCGCGCCCCATGCATTCGTGATGCTCGTTCCAGATCATGGATGGTGAAGTTCGGTGTTGGAAAGCTGCAGTCCCTTGCGGAACGCCCTGATATTGATGTCGACGACCTCCTGCCCCTTGGTGCTGAAAAGCGCCTCGATGCTCGCTTCGAGTTTCGACGGCGCAATACCGGCGAATGGTGCTCCCGCACCCAGCATGACCATGTTCGACGCCCTTGCGCTTCCGGCATCTTTGGCCAGATCGGCGGCATGAACCAGTACCGGACGACCGGTTTTGCCCAGTTCTGCTTCGATCTCCTCCATCGGCGGGTAGCCGGTCATGTTCACGAACGGATCGAGCGAGGTGACGATGCGTCCGTCAGGTGCGAGGTATGGAAGGTATCGAAGGGCTTCGAGCGGTTCGACTGAGAGGATGAGATCGCCCGTGCCGAGCCCGATGAGGTCGGCGAAGAGCTCCTGATCCGAAATTCGCAGATGTGACTGCACGGCACCGCCACGCTGGCTCATGCCGTGTACCTCCGCCTGGCGGATATTGAGTCCCTCATGGAGTGCCGCCCAGTCGATGACCGCGGCGATGCTGAGAATTCCCTGACCGCCGACACCGGCGAGAATGATGTTTTTCTGCATGTTCGTTTACTGCGCTGATGCCGCGGCGCGGCGTTTTTTCTTTGCTGCCGTCTCGATGCACTCACGCTGGGCGATGACCACCGAGACGCCGTTGTACGCAAACTCGTCGCGCAGCACGGAGACGTTTTCGTGGAGATGCTGGCGCAGTGGCACGATGGTTCTGATGTGCGCCTCTTCGACGCCGAGGCCGATGCAGATATTCACCAGCTTCGAGCCGGAGGCCGACGAGCACTGCCCGCCGGTCATGGCGGTGGTGTTGTTGTCCGCAATGATCACCGTCACCGGTGTCCGGTCGTTGACCGCGTCGAGCAGGCCGGTCATGCCGGAGTGGGCGAAGGTCGAATCGCCGATGACGCATACGGCCGGCCTCAGTCCCGCATCTGCGGCACCCTTGGCCATGGTGATGGCAGCGCCCATGTCCACGCAGGTATGGATCGCGTTGTAGGGAGGCAGGGCTCCGAGCGTGTAGCAGCCGATGTCCGAAAAGACATGGTGGTCGGCGTTTTCTTTGATGGCGATGTTGATCGCGTCGAACATGTCGCGGTGTCCGCAGCCCTTGCAGAGCTCCGGCGGCCGTCCCACGACGATCTCCGGCGTGGTGGCGGTCTCAGGCGGCTTTACGCCGAGCGCCGCAGCAACCAGGTCGGTGGTCAGCTCGCCGTCACGCGGTAGGGTCCCGTCCATGCGCCCACGTACTTTCGCCGAACCGAAATAGCCTCGGAACAGCTCTTCGTAGACAGGATAGCCCTCCTCGACGACAAGCACCTCGGAGCAGGCCTCGAACAGTTCGTTCACCTGCGTCCGTGGCAGCGGATACTGCCCGATTTTCAGCAGCCGGCATTCGATGCTGTGGGCTTTCCGTGCCTCCATCGCGTAATTGTATCCGATGCCGAAAGCGATGATGCCAAGAGGGCCGTGCCCCTCGACTGGCTGGTTGAGAAACGACGACTCCGACAGCGCTTCGAGCATTGGCTGGAGGTCGAGCAGATGGCGGTACTGTACGCGGGCGTTTTGCGGCATCAGCACGAACCGGCCGGGCGCGTACTCGGCGCTGAGAGGATTCTGCTCCAGCGAGGCTTTCAGTTCGACGCCCGCGCGGGAGTGCGATAGTCGCGTCGTCATGCGCATGATGACCGGCAGGCGCACAGCTTCGGAGAGTTCGAAAGCGTGGAACATCGCGTCGTACAGCTCCTGCTGGGATGCCGGTTCGAGCACTGGCACCATGGCGAAACG
The nucleotide sequence above comes from Chlorobaculum tepidum TLS. Encoded proteins:
- a CDS encoding thiamine pyrophosphate-dependent enzyme; the protein is MNRSRLLLLGAEAVAQGAIDAGLSGVYAYPGTPSTEITEYIQRSAPARQSGIRSAWSANEKTAYEAALGMSYAGKRSLVCMKHVGLNVAADAFMNSAITGVNGGLVLAVADDPSMHSSQNEQDSRVYGRFAMVPVLEPASQQELYDAMFHAFELSEAVRLPVIMRMTTRLSHSRAGVELKASLEQNPLSAEYAPGRFVLMPQNARVQYRHLLDLQPMLEALSESSFLNQPVEGHGPLGIIAFGIGYNYAMEARKAHSIECRLLKIGQYPLPRTQVNELFEACSEVLVVEEGYPVYEELFRGYFGSAKVRGRMDGTLPRDGELTTDLVAAALGVKPPETATTPEIVVGRPPELCKGCGHRDMFDAINIAIKENADHHVFSDIGCYTLGALPPYNAIHTCVDMGAAITMAKGAADAGLRPAVCVIGDSTFAHSGMTGLLDAVNDRTPVTVIIADNNTTAMTGGQCSSASGSKLVNICIGLGVEEAHIRTIVPLRQHLHENVSVLRDEFAYNGVSVVIAQRECIETAAKKKRRAAASAQ
- a CDS encoding DUF4412 domain-containing protein, with the translated sequence MKTITRRLFAAVLVPGLLLLSACGKKDSSAPDSAGVEHAAPAIAGPFTGVLTMKTTIPKAGTSDMKLYIGPKGMRAESKTNIGAHGGEVSMTILSLKDSPDKIYMINGATGACMELDVSKVKKQPGGDPYKNAKIENLGRERVNGYDCNHVRISWPDKQNTVDLWVSKDILDYFAYAKMQGSDDQTDTQLAEKLRAAGLDGFPVKTLLSPEGVVTELVKAERTTPDDKLFEVPANCTKMEIPAIPASPQGMSKEDVKKMQDWARKMQQQMPKQ
- a CDS encoding sigma-54-dependent Fis family transcriptional regulator produces the protein MNATTLPEALKLMQYIGDAIGTIRDPQELFRTVTDKLRLLFAFDSAVIITIDRERREASVFFEMLRFELPEQLRHQTRSIAGTWLEGHLDDRTVTVASIARDIPSFGADGAPLLWTLHELGMRQIVLSPLRSGGRVIGFLSFVSAEEKLWSDGDKSLLSGVSSSIAIAVSNALAYEELRQREAETSMQLAINNALFTIKDRSQMLLTVCEQISRLVPCSFLGIRVVGSDGRFHIYDNFMRGSGSSFAPFSPLEHLEMLPDDPVARESIEVISRPGIYSGERFDELCRDFRILELVRDRFGISSIIVLQLWDLPGSRAGLIISGVGVTLGDEEARTVSLIVPQLALALQNYLAFDEIDRLRRKLEGERTYLVEEIRAAHNFEEIVGNSAPLAEVLRRVSQVAPTDATVLIEGETGTGKELIARAIHNLSPRKERVLVKVNCAALPASLIESELFGHEKGSFTGATERRIGKFELADGGTIFLDEIGELPLELQAKLLRVLQEKELERIGGRRVIPVDVRVIAATNRDLKKEVATGRFRQDLYFRLNAFPLSVPPLRERRDDIPVLALHFARKFAREFGKPERAIRERDMNELVSREWRGNIRELSHTIEQAVIVAEGDSLDFSTVLPLRNESVPLSAPSALMTMAELEEEMRGMERKLILDALDRAGGRVSGEGGAAELLKINAKTLYSRIDKLGIRKRYGAG
- a CDS encoding indolepyruvate oxidoreductase subunit beta, which codes for MQKNIILAGVGGQGILSIAAVIDWAALHEGLNIRQAEVHGMSQRGGAVQSHLRISDQELFADLIGLGTGDLILSVEPLEALRYLPYLAPDGRIVTSLDPFVNMTGYPPMEEIEAELGKTGRPVLVHAADLAKDAGSARASNMVMLGAGAPFAGIAPSKLEASIEALFSTKGQEVVDINIRAFRKGLQLSNTELHHP
- a CDS encoding phenylacetate--CoA ligase; translation: MIWNEHHECMGRDQLASLQGERLRQMVERIYYNVPFYRNKLQEMGIEPGDIRSIDDLKKLPFTTKQDLRDNYPFGLFAVPQQDIVRFHASSGTTGKSTVVGYTHNDIMMWSEVVARSLTMAGVTKHDIIQVAYGYGLFTGGLGLHYGAEKIGASVIPISGGNTKKQLQLLEDFGSTAIACTPSYAAYLGEAIMEEKLDRSKIKLKAGIFGAEPWTEEMRSQIQQLLGIKAYDIYGLSEVIGPGVSMECSIQHGMHVFEDHFIPEIINPETGEVLPYGELGELVFTAVTKEALPLLRYRTRDLTRLHVERCDCGRTLVRMEKCVGRSDDMLIIRGVNVFPSQVESVLLEMSETKPHYLLVVDRQNNLDTLEIQVEVEDQFFSDEVKELEGLRKRISGNLTSILGLHANVRLVEPGTIERSQGKAQRVVDKRKLNEHKETP
- a CDS encoding PLP-dependent aminotransferase family protein; its protein translation is MPRFSKSVSALRSSAIRELMSLASRPDILSFAGGMPGNELFPIDEVEELFRNLDTKTKQAAFQYGPTPGLPSLLESLGGFLERKGLPVKKNRLMITTGSQQALSIFARAFVDPGDRVLTEYPCFIGAIAAFRACGAEIVSLPVDEAGIDIAMLRQEVENPDPAKFLYITPYFHNPAGMLYSTNRKRKLIKALQGRDIPLLEDDAYGDLWFSDEHREALQPIKAIDPEDIDVCYMGSFSKILGPGLRLGWMLAPEAIYEKCELIKQSADACSSSFTQVIADAFIRSGRIDTYVASVREEYKRRAASMVKALRSNLPAYVRWNEPKGGFYIWLTLPEGADATEILKRAIEGGAVFVTGSTFDPQGTRNNTMRLSYCNNTPEEIERGIPIITRAIREVCG
- a CDS encoding ACT domain-containing protein gives rise to the protein MIIKQLSVFLENRAGRLTELTGILADNDINISAFSIADTTDFGILRVITGKPELAEKVLKEQGFAVKITDVIGMIMPNKPGALHHALQILTDNGISIEYMYAFTNGEGRATAVIRTDTPQKAIEVLQLHKMELLKTGDVYQL